Below is a genomic region from bacterium.
CTTTCCTTCCCGCAGAAGGTTTCGTACTCGAGTCTTCGCAAGACCCCAAGCGCGGCCTTTCCGCAACGCTCATCGTTAAGGACGGTACGCTCTCGACCGGACAGTTCGTCGTCGCGGGAACCGCCTTCGCTCCCGTCCGCTTCATCGAGAACTTCCTCGGGAAACGGATCGATACCGCGGGTCCCTCCCAGCCGATACGCGTTTCCGGATTCAATTCCCTTCCCCCGGCCGGAACGCCTTTCAAGAGCGTCCAGAGCAAGAAAGAAGCGGAACAGCTTGCCGCGAAAGGCGTCACGCCCGCCAAGGCACAGCTCGCGCGCACCGGCGCGAACTCCGCGGAACTCCCGCTTATCATCAAAGCCGACGTAACAGGCAGTATCGAGGCGATCAGGCACGAGCTTTCGAAAGTAACGCATGAGCGGGCGAATATCGTGCTCCTCTTCGCGGATGTCGGGGCCGTCGGCGAAAGCGACGTGAAGAGCGCGATAGCTTCGAAAGGAACCGTCATCGCGTTCAACGTTCCGGTCGACGCGGGGGCGCGGGAACTCGCCCTTCGCACGGGCATAGCGATAGAGAGTTTTTCCATAATCTACGATCTTGGCATGCGCATCCAGGACCTTCTTACGACCCGCGCGCCGCGCGTGACGAAGGAAGAGGAGCGCGGCACGGCGAAAGTGCTCCGCACGTTCAGCTCTTCCTCGCACAAGCAGGTGCTTGGGGTGAAGCTCGAGAGCGGCGCCTTCGCGGTTGGCGGGCTTGTTAAAATGCTCCGCCGGGATATCGAGCTCGGGCGCGGAAAGATATCGAACCTCCAGCAGGCCAGGGCCGATGTGAAGGAAATCCGCACGGAGGGAGATTTCGGCATCGAGATCGATTCGAAGACGGAAGCGGCGCCGGGCGACACCATCGTCACGTACGAGATGGTCGAATCATAGCCATGAGCTTCAAAGTCGACCGCACTGCTTCCGAACTCACGCACCTCGCGGGCGCCTTCATCGCGGAAAACGCGAACCGCGACACGCTCATCACGCCCACGCGCGCCGAATTGGGCTCCGACCTTAAGAACGCGACGGTGCTCGTGACCGTCTATCCCTACGAAAAGACTCCGCAAGCGCTCGCATTCCTTAACCGCAATCTCCGGGAATTCCGCCAGTTTCTCAAGGACAAGGGACATCTGACCGTTCTGCCGAACGTTTCCTTCGTAGAGGACGAAGGCGAGAAGAACCGCCAGCGCTTGGACGAGCTTTTCCGCGGCACCTAGCTCAAGGCGCGCGGGCGCGCTAGTATGCAGAAACGGCCCGGTGGTGAAGGGGTAACACGACGATCTGCAAAATCGTTATGCGCGGGTTCGAGTCCCGCCCGGGCCTCAAGTCGTATCATGCCGAGGTGGCGGAATGGTAGACGCACTTCGCTTAAAACGAAGAGAGGACCTAAAAACCCTCATGTGAGTTCGAGTCTCACCCTCGGCACAGAAATCAGAAACTCCCGCATGCGCGGGAGTTTCTGATTTCTGTGCGCCTACCTGGGCTCGAACCAGGGACCGTCTCCTTAAGAGGGAGCTGCTCTACCAGCTGAGCTATAGGCGCGTCACCGAATCGTAGCAAACGGCGATCGTTTTTCAAAGCGAAGTACGGTAGCATCAGCTGGTGCGCGCCGGGGTGGTGAAACTGGTAGACACACTAGCCTTAGGAGCTAGCCCTTCACAGGATGGAGGTTCGAGTCCTCTCCCCGGCACAACAGCTCGTCCCGCGGCCGTTTTCACGGCATCTTGACTTTTCCTACGATTCCTGTATATTGGTACGCAGTACCAAATTGAACCTTGTCAGGAAAGGGCAAACTGATGAAACATGACATCAGCTCTAGCGACAGCATTAGAACTGGACTGTGGGTATCACTTCTTGCGGGACTTGTTGCCGCACTGATCGTCTACTGGGCACTTGATGATTTTGGCCCCTATATCGCAGGTGCAGGAGCTTGTGCAGCCCTCGGCATGGTAGCTGGAACGCTCAATAAGTCGGGCTATCTCGGCTATACCCCTCCCGGGGAAGTCGGCGCAGACACGATAAACGGTGAACTGACCGGCAGGATTCGCGGGCCAGGTTATCCGTGGGCAATTCCCGGTCTTGGCGGCCAAATCCCCCTGAACGTTCAGGAGCGTAAGATTTCACCGCGTATCTTTACCGAACTCGTCGGAAAAGTACCGGTAGAAGTTGAGCTTTTGAGTACAGGCCGGATCGTCGATGCACGGAAGCACTTCCAGGCGCAACAATCTGAAGATATCCTGCTGCCCGAGTTCATCGAAACGCAGGCGCGAGCCTTCATGGGCCCGTGGAAAGACGCCGGTGGCGTAATCCTGCAGAAGGATCTGGTTGCCGAATATCTCGGGCTCCCGGCAAAGGCAGATGATCGCGGCGAACATTCGAAGCTCGAGGCAAAACTCCTCGAGTGCACTGTCGTTACCGAAGAGGACGACACGCCCGATTTGCCAAAAAGCGCCGTCAGGACGCTTATGGCGAACGCGGGCAAAGTGCGCGAACAAGCCGCGAAATGGGGCCTCGAAATCGGCGTGATGCAAACCAGGCATTTCGACCTTCCGCAAAGCCTGAAAGACATCGGCGCGCTCGCGCTTATCAACATCAAGCGCGGGGAGATGATCGAGGAACTCAAGAAGCACAAGGGTATCCCCGAGCAAGATATTCTCAACTCCGTCGACATGCTGATGAAGCTGCCGATCACAAAATCGGTCTCGGACATCCAGATCCGCGATCTCGACGCAGTGGCGGCGCACTTCGGCAAAGCAATCGCCGAATTGCTCTTCCGCTACATCAAAAACACAGGAGGCAAATAATGGCTACAGCCACCACAGCAACGACAACATCCGGAACTCAAGCGAGCGATGGACAAAATCGCGGACTCCCACCCAAAGAACTCTGGCCGCGCGTTCTGAAGTGGGGCGGCCTCGGAATCGCAGCGATCATACTGATCGCTGGAGCTAAAAGTCTTTATGCTGATCATAAGACTCAGGAACAATCACGCCAAGCCGAAGCCGCCGTCCTTGTCTGCCCGCCCGCAAACGCAAGTTTGCAGCAATGCAGGATGCTCGTCGGAACGGTGAATAAGATCGACACGAGCGCATGCTCCACGGTCGAATTCCGGCCGATACCGAAGCCGGAATACGCCAAGGCGGAGTATCTTCCCGCCGGTCTCCGTGACGTCCGGCAAAACTATCAGCGCTGGACGGGAACGGAAGATCTCCCGGCTCATATCGACGCCTGGCGGATCGAGCCCACTGCGGGCGAAATCCCCCAAGGCTACCAGTGCCTCAACTAGCAGCACGTACCGCTGTCAACTTATACAACCCCCTCTCCTTTGCAGGAGCCCGGGGGTTGTTTCTTAATCCGCATCCCGCCCGCTAGGATGTAAACTTCGGTACCGACGGAATGCCGAACGTGCCCGTAATGACGCCCAATATGCCAAACACGCCGAAAATGATGACGAGGCCGACCAAGCCCCAGAGAATGGAACTCCTTCCCTCTTCCCGCGCGGTCTCGTCCCCGGCATTCGCAACGAACTTGAAGACGCCCCAGAGGAAGATGAGAAATGCCGCCGCAGCGATAAGCATGAGGAGCGGATTCACGATCTGCACCACGACGGTCTTGAGGAAATTATTCAATACGTCCATAGGCATAAGAATAACACAAAGCCCCGGCCAGCGGCCGGGGCTTTGTGTTAAAACGCCGGGAGAAACTAGAAGTCTGCCTGCGGAAGCGGAGGCGTCGCGTTATTGGTCGAGAAGGTACCTACGAGGATATTCACGAGGCCCCAGATCGAGACCATAACGAAGAAGCCGATAAGGCCGTAGAGCATGAGTTTCTTGCCCTTTTCCTTCGCGTCTTCGTCGTTCGCCCCGATGATGAAGACCTGGAAAGCGCCCCAGATGAAGACGATGAAGGCGACGGCAAAGAGCACCGGCACCAGGACGTTATTGATGATATTGATGACCGTGGTACCCACATCGGATACGCTTGAGATAGTGGCGGCACCGGCAAGGAGCGGCGTCAAAAGTGCGATTGCGGCAAACGGCGCGAGGTATTTCTTCATAATGGTGATATTCGTATAATGGCTCCCCGGCGTTGAGCGGAGTTCCCCTTATTCTAGCTTGCCTTCGCCCCAGGGCAAGCCGCGTCCCTGATTCGTGTGGATAAGAACCTTAAAGGGTCGGGTAGTCGGGCCGCGCGTATCCTCCAAGGCCGAGCGTATTGGAGAGGATATTGACCAGGCCCCACAGCGAGAACATCACCACGAAACCGATCAGCCCCCAGAGGATGAACTGCCTTCCTTCCTTGCGCTTGTCCTCGTCCGCACCGCCCACGATGAAGTAGTTGAAGACGCCCCAGAGGAATACAAGGAAGGCGATGGTAAACAGGATGGGTACGAGAATATTGTTGATGACCACGAGCACAAGATCGCCGTAGTGGCCGAAGGCGCCCGCATTAACAACCGACACCGTCGGCCCCGGGCTTATCTGCGGAGTCCCGTCTCCCGTGACAGGATCGATCGCCGCAGCCGCATAGGAACAAAGCGGCGCCCCAAGAACCAGAAGCGCGATCAGGAAAGGAAGATATCGTTTCATACGGGATTAATAAGAAGTCGGATAAGCCGGATGGCGGTACCCGCCAAGATCGAACGTGTTAACGAGTATGTTGACCAGCCCCCATACCGAAAGCATGACGAAGAATCCGACGAGGCCGTACAGGATATACGTGCGGCCCGTCTCGCGTTTCGTTTCGTCGTCCGCGCCCAGTATGAAGTATTGGAAGACGCCCCAGATGAAGACGATGAAGGCGACGGCGAAAACGAGGGGAACGGCGACATTGTTGATGAGGCCGAGAATAGTACCGGCGATGCCCTGGAGGTTGCCGCAGTTTCCTACGCACAGCGAGAATGAGAATCCCATATGGTTTAGTATTATAGCGCGATTATGCTAAGGCCGATGCGTATCAATCCCCAGACCCCGAACATGACCACAAGCCCGATCAGCCCCCAGAGGATGAACTGCCTTCCTTCCTTGCGCTTGTCCTCGTCCGCGCCGCCCACGATGAAGTAGTTGAAGACGCCCCAGAGGAATGCGAATCCCGCAAGCGCAAAGACGACAGGAATGACAATCCCGCCTATGATGGCTACGATCGAATTGACGAGTTCGGCAAAGGTCATATCAGGTGCCAAGCGCCTGTACCGTCGCCTGGATTCCGAGCGAGATCGCCTTGGCGCCAAGGAGAATGAGCGCTCCGACGACCGTCCACAGGAGCGCCTCGCGCGCCTCCTTTATTTTTTCTTCCGCTCCCTGCGCGGTCACGAATTTGAAACCTACGTAGACGAGCATCAAGACGATGACGATGCCGCCGATCTGTATCACGAGGTCGAGGACGGCATTGAGGAAATCCGGAATCGTCGAAAAGCCGAGAGGATTCGTAAGGCCGCTTCCGCCTCCCCCGCCGCCTGGAACCGTTCCCGCCGGACGGCATACTCCCGCCACGCAGGTATCAGTGCCGGTGCAGGCAGGCTTGCAGGCTGAACCGCCGGGAACGGTACCGGCCGCTTGGCATTTGCCGTTGACGCATGTATCGGTACCGGTGCAAGCAGGAAGGCAGGCGGAGTCGGCGGCCTGCGCAGGAGCAGGTACGAGGATAAACACCATGAGAAACGCGACCGTGGCCGGAACAATAAAATACTTGCCTGTAGCGTTCATGATTTTCATTGTATCGCCTGAGTCAGCGCGCGCTCGGCGGAAACAAGGGCTTCGCTTAGGGATACGCGTCCGGTAATCACGTCCATAATCATAGCGCCGAATATGCGGTCCGTATCCTCGGGCGCTGGGGACAGCCATCCCCGGCTTATAAGCGCTTCGCGATAAAAGACCGAAGCGAAAGGATCGGCGGGCTCGGTTCCAAGAAGCGACAGGCGTGCGGGCGCAAGCCCCGTGGCGCCCGCAAGCGCGGTCATAACCGCGGGATCCGCGAGCGCGACGGCGGCGCTATAGGCACCGGCGGGGTTCGGACTCCCTTTGGGGATAGCGAACGCGTAGAGGTCGCCGAACGTAATCCGGTTCACGGCATTCCCCGTCTGCGGCAAGGCCGCGACATCGAAATCGAGATTGGGATTCGCCGCACGCAGGAACGGCGCATCGGACGCGAAGCCGATATACAGCGCGAGATCGCCGGAGACGAACGCCTGCCTTGAATCCGGGAGCGACCCGTTCCAGGTATAGGAAACTTTCGAAGGATCGGCGAACTGGGTGTAGTAGCGCACCACGGCCTCCCCGGGAGAGACGCCGCCAAAGCTTTGCGTCTCGGCGCCAAGCGATGCCTTGAGGCCGAGTGTCGTGCGGGCCGAGAGCGGTACTCCGCTTTGGAGAAAGAGCGCGGAAAGAATAGCGCCCGCGTGGTCGACGTTGGCATAGGTTCCAAGACCGATGAGCCCGCGCTCGATGTTCCTCCCTCCGTCAAGCTGCGCCGTACGCGGCACGAGTCCGACAAGGGCCTCCCATGCCGACGGAGGAGCTACGATACCGGCGGACGAGAGAGTCGCGCGGTTGTAGTAGAGGACGAGCGGATCGACCGCGAGCGGAATGCCGTAGACCCCGTCGGACGCAAGGAAAAGCTGCCCTTCCTGCACGAACGCGTCGGTAAAGGCGCGCGCCGAAATCGAGCTGTACGGGATCGGTATAAGCTTGTCCTCAAGCGAGACGAGATGCTCCTGGCTTATGAGCACCAGGTCGGGGCCCGTACCCGACGCCAGAGCGTCGACGAGTTCCCGTTCGAAGGTCGCGGGCTGCTTGCCGACATACCGTATGCCCTTAAGCTCGGTATTCTGGCCCGTAATGTTCGCAAGAGCCGGGGCGATCTCGTCCTGAGGGAGCGTGCCCCATATCGTCACCGTCCCGATGGAGCCGGTGCCGGAGGAGCCGGTGAAGGTCGCGAAGACGAAGATGCCGATTAGCGCGAGGAGGACAAACGCGCCGATGATTCCCGCCTGGAAAAATGAGATCTTCATGTTAGGGAGCGGTAAATACGATGCCGTAGTGATGGGGGCCGGCGCTGAACTTCTTAACCACATGGAAACCGGCGGCGGCAAAGACCGCTTCGGCCGCTTGTTCGTTCACCACGTGTGAAGGGTCCGGGCCGAGCCCCCCGTACGCTCCGGCCCAATCGATGACCAGAAGCTTCCCTCCGGGCTTAAGAATACGGCGCAGTTCGGCCGCGACTATCGCCTTCTCTTTTATCTGAAACAGCGTGTTGGAAAGAATCGCACCGTCGACCGCCTGATCCCGAAGCGTGGTTCCGCGCGGCTTCTCGATATCGCCCCATACGGTTTCTATGGTCCGCACCCCCTGCTCCCGCGCCGTTCCCTGAATGCGCTTCAGCACATCCTCCTGAACATCGATCGCATATACCCGCCCGTCCACCCCCACGGCGTGCGCCGCGGCAAGGGAATAGTGTCCGCTCCCCGCCCCGAGGTCCGCCACTTTCACTCCTTCCCTGAGGCCCATCTGCAGTACGTTCGTCTTCGGATCGGCGAAATTCATGCGATCAGTATAGCAAGAGCGCCCGCGCTGCTGGCGCATAGTCAACAGCATATAAAAACAGGCGGTCTTTCGGCCGTCCGCGCCACAAGCATTGCTTCCGGGAGCGAAACGGCCCGGCGATTAATGAACGGTCGCCGCGGTGCCTTCAAGAACCACGCGCCCGGTCTTATAAAGCGACACATCGATGCTTCGTCCGGGAGCGACCGGAACCGCAAATGTTTCGAGCAGTTCCGCGGCGGGCGCATCGGTTTTGTGCCGCTCGTTAAAGCCCGTGATGCCGGCTACGAAATCCGTCGCGGCCATATCCGGGTCCTTGAGCGCTATCACCAGCTTCGCCGCTTCCGGAGAGAAGCGGTAGAGAGTGGTCATGTGCGCTTCCATCTGCCCGCGCTCGAGCATGAGCTGGTCGGCTGATTTTTCGATGGGCGCGAGCGTGCTCGCAACGGAAGCGGGTTCCGCCTTCTTTTCGCTTGGCACAAGCCTCCGAATCAGTCCTTCAAAGGGGTTTGCCATCAGCTAACGGTAGCACGAACCGAAACGATGGCGAAAAGCCGCTTCAGGGTGTATAAGTAGCGCGGTTAGGAAAGAAGGAGAACAGCATCATGTCCGAAGTATTCCATGTACATACCTTCGCAGGACTGAACGGTCCGCCCGTTCTCGTCGCCTGCTTCTGGCACCCTGTGCTCCTGACCGGAGGTATCGGGTTTTGCATGAAGCAAGCCGATGCGGAGAAAATCGCGGCGACAAAGTCCCTGCCTGAAGGAGACCGCACCAGTGTCTTGAGCGCGCTCAAGATGCTTCCGAAAAGCAGCCCGGAGTTGGCGTTCACGTTGAGGGGTCGATATACAGGGTCGTTTATCGGTCTCGTCAACGACTTCAAGCCACTCATCGGTCGCATCGTCGCCCGTCCGCACACGAAACCGGTTTTTTGGGCCATGTGGCCTCCGGACGCCGATGGGACGGCCGAAACGACACTGATGTGGTTCACCCCAAGCAAAGGTTACGAGGTCGGCGTCGTTTTTTCCGTCGAACAATTCGAAGCTCTTGTCCACGAACTCGATTCGGCCAATTTGCTCAACGACCAGCTTCGAGCTGAGTTCAAGGCGAACAAGTGGCGCGTCGAAGCGCGGCGCGGCGAAGTGTGGGAGCCTATTCGCGTCACCGGATCGCCAGCCCGCATCATCTGCATCGGCTCGATGGTTATAGAACGGGCGAAGATGTAAGTGAGTCGCTGCCTCCCTGAAGCCGCCGGGCATTCCTGCCCGGCGGTCTTTCTTTTTCTCCTAGCTATGCGAGTACGTAAATATCTATCACCGGTTCCTCATACGGATGTACGCGTTTGATGGCCGCGATCACCTTCTCAACGAGTTCGTCTTCGCAATTCACTTCTATTCGCTCCTCTTCCACTTCCTCGGGCTTCCCCGCTTCCCCGATGGCCGGACTCGCGCCTTCCTGTGGTACAAACCTGCCGACGCCTTTGGTACTGAAACTGCAGAATGCATAGTTACCGATTTTTCCCGCACCTGCTTCTCCCATCGCTTGCCGGACCGTATCGGCAACTTCACCCGCGGGTGCCGTGACGACGATTTTCTTCATGTATGTATGTTAAAGCGCCACCATCGACGCGATTGAATCGCCCTCGTAGAGCCGCATGATACGCACGCCCTGGGTCGCGCGGGAAAGCGACGGCACTTCCTTGGCGGTGATGCGGATAACCTGTCCCTTTTTAGAAACAACGACGATTTCCTCATCCGACACGTCCTTCCCGAGAAGCACTTTCGCGCCGATGATCTCGCCCGTCTTCGGTGTCACCTCTGCCGTCTTGATGCCGGAACCTCCCCGGCCTTGCACCTTGTATTCGGAAAGCTCGGTCGACTTGCCGTATCCTTTCGACATGATGACGAGGAGGGACGCGTCCTTGGCTGCGGCCGAAATCACTTCCGCGGAAACGACCGTGTCGCCCTTGCGCACGCTCATGCCGCGCACGCCTCCGGCGGTCCGCCCCATCGCGCGCACGTCGCCCTCCTCGAAGCGGATGCTTTGGCCCTTGGCGGTTACGATCGAAACGCTGTCGCTCTCTTCGGCAAGATGCGCGGCAACGAGCTTATCGCCGTCCTTGAGGTTGATCGCGATGATGCCCGAGCGGCGTACATCCGCGAAGGACTTTGCTTCCACTTTTTTCACAATGCCGTTTGCCGTCACGAAGAATACCGACAAGGCGTCGCGCTCGGCGCCCTTGGGGACCGGAAGTACCGAAGTCACCTTCTCGTCACCGGCAAGCGGAAGGAAGTTCATCATGCTCTTTCCCTTGGTCGCGCGCTTCCCTTCGGGGATCTCGTACATCTTGAGCTGGTATGCCTTGCCGTAGTCGGTGAAGAAGAGGAGGTCGGAGTGCGCCGAGGCCGCGAGGAAGTGCGTCACGACGTCCTCCTCCTTGGTCGAGAGGTCGACGACGCCGACGCCGCCGCGCTTCTGCGTCTTGTATTCCGACGGGTTCGTGCGCTTCACGTAGCCTCCGGCGGTGAGGACGAGGACGGACTCCTCGTCCGGCACCAGGTCTTCGACGGAGATGTTCTGAACCCCGCCTTTGACGATCTTCGTGCGGCGGTCGTCGCCGTATTTCTCGCCGATAGCGACGAGTTCCGTCTTCACGACCGCGAGGATGTTCTTTGCGGAAGAGAGTATCTTCTCGAGCTTCGCGATAAGCGCCTGGACCTCCGCCAGTTCGTCCTCGATCTTCTTGCGCTCGAGGCCCGCGAGTTTCGACAGCCGCATCTCGAGGATCGCCGCCGCCTGAAGCTCCGAAAATGCGAATTTCTTCTGGAGCGCGAGGGACGCGGCCGGGACATCGGCGGCTTTCTTGATGATCGCGATGACCTCGTCGATATGGTCGAGCGCTTTCGAAAGTCCGAGGAGGATGTGCTCGCGCGCCTTCGCCTGCCGGAGATCGAATTCGGTACGCCGCTTCACCACTACTCTCCGGTGTTCTATGAAATTCTCGAGAATGCCCTTGAGCGAAAGCGTCTGCGGCACGCCGTCGACGAGCGCAAGCATGTTGTAGTGGAAAGCGCTCTCGAGCTCGGTGTGCTTATAAATCGTATTGAGGACGGCCTGCGGGTGCGCCGTGCCTTTGAGCTCGACGACAATGCGGGTCTCAAATGACGTCGTCGACTCGTCGCGCAGGTCCCGTACGCCCTCGAGCTTCTTGTCGCGCACGAGATCGGCGATGCGGGTGATGAGGTCGGCTTTATTGACGCGGTACGGGATCGAGGTGATGACAATTTTCGAATCCTTCTTGCCGTCGTCGACGATCTCCGCTTCGCCGCGCACCACGACCCCGCCCCGTCCGCTTATGTACGCCTGCCTGATATCGGCCTGGTTAAAGGCAACCCCCCCGAGCGGGAAATCCGGGCCTTTGACGAATTTGAGGAGGTCCTCGGTCGTCGCCTCGGGCTCGTCGATGAGGTGCACGGTCGCGTCGACCACTTCCCGCAGGTTATGGGGCGGTATTGCGGTTGCCATGCCGACCGCGATACCGAGCGTGCCGTTAAGGAGAAGGTTCGGCACGGCGGCGGGAAGCACGGATGGCTCCTTACGGCTCGCGTCATAGTTGGGGTTCCATTCGACCGTGTCCTTGTCGAGGTCGTTCATGATGTCCTCCGCGATGCGCGACATCTTGGCCTCGGTATTGTGGTTTATGAATCCGTTAGCGACAAAGGAGTGGCACTCGCTTCGCACCCGGATCGAATACACAG
It encodes:
- the infB gene encoding translation initiation factor IF-2: MASAPRPPIVAVMGHIDHGKSSLLDYIRKSNVVAGEAGGITQHVSAYEAVHEHEGKPRAITFLDTPGHEAFKVLRARGAAAADVAILVVAADEGVKPQTLDALAAIREAQTPFVVAFTKIDKNGANVETAKHSLLEHEVYLEGFGGEVPFAAVSSKTGEGVPELLDLVLLTADLAGLSADAFLPAEGFVLESSQDPKRGLSATLIVKDGTLSTGQFVVAGTAFAPVRFIENFLGKRIDTAGPSQPIRVSGFNSLPPAGTPFKSVQSKKEAEQLAAKGVTPAKAQLARTGANSAELPLIIKADVTGSIEAIRHELSKVTHERANIVLLFADVGAVGESDVKSAIASKGTVIAFNVPVDAGARELALRTGIAIESFSIIYDLGMRIQDLLTTRAPRVTKEEERGTAKVLRTFSSSSHKQVLGVKLESGAFAVGGLVKMLRRDIELGRGKISNLQQARADVKEIRTEGDFGIEIDSKTEAAPGDTIVTYEMVES
- a CDS encoding ribosome-binding factor A → MSFKVDRTASELTHLAGAFIAENANRDTLITPTRAELGSDLKNATVLVTVYPYEKTPQALAFLNRNLREFRQFLKDKGHLTVLPNVSFVEDEGEKNRQRLDELFRGT
- a CDS encoding extracellular solute-binding protein, yielding MKISFFQAGIIGAFVLLALIGIFVFATFTGSSGTGSIGTVTIWGTLPQDEIAPALANITGQNTELKGIRYVGKQPATFERELVDALASGTGPDLVLISQEHLVSLEDKLIPIPYSSISARAFTDAFVQEGQLFLASDGVYGIPLAVDPLVLYYNRATLSSAGIVAPPSAWEALVGLVPRTAQLDGGRNIERGLIGLGTYANVDHAGAILSALFLQSGVPLSARTTLGLKASLGAETQSFGGVSPGEAVVRYYTQFADPSKVSYTWNGSLPDSRQAFVSGDLALYIGFASDAPFLRAANPNLDFDVAALPQTGNAVNRITFGDLYAFAIPKGSPNPAGAYSAAVALADPAVMTALAGATGLAPARLSLLGTEPADPFASVFYREALISRGWLSPAPEDTDRIFGAMIMDVITGRVSLSEALVSAERALTQAIQ
- a CDS encoding methyltransferase domain-containing protein, with translation MNFADPKTNVLQMGLREGVKVADLGAGSGHYSLAAAHAVGVDGRVYAIDVQEDVLKRIQGTAREQGVRTIETVWGDIEKPRGTTLRDQAVDGAILSNTLFQIKEKAIVAAELRRILKPGGKLLVIDWAGAYGGLGPDPSHVVNEQAAEAVFAAAGFHVVKKFSAGPHHYGIVFTAP
- a CDS encoding DNA gyrase subunit A, yielding MAKEEQSAVPLGGRIIGQSITGEMRTSYVDYAMSVITSRALPDVRDGLKPVHRRILYAMSELGLTAGAKFRKSALVVGDVLGKYHPHGDASVYDAMTKLAQDFSHRYPLVIGQGNFGSIDGDSPAAMRYCVTGDTLVATDKGLVPIKELSDDGTEEIEARVISMNGRINSADAWFDSGVHPTIALKTNRGYRIRGSRNHPLLIWHEDPATGVPRFAWKLLADIDEGDVVVMDRTPDLLWPEHPLSLTPFVPKVANKRITVQQLPAELTEDLAFILGLLVSEGTIKEKELEFCNSDPDLIQAFVERFARVFPGCRLHHFRREPSSYGKKPYYTIEIHSQYVIAFLRAIGLAPVKSPEKRIPFSVLRSPKPVVAAFLQAYFEGDGGISFSSKMTELSVVSKSTALLDEMQVVLMRLGIASTRRHDCHRAIEKLYIRGLHDYRLFEREIGFVSARKKTKLGKAIARLSKDSSATDYVPFIAGYVRSHLAPPSYQGIGRFVRKHNFDRYTALAEHGPLVASAVLPHVRPTVEALFGELSRHRYLFDVVASVTNEAPAPVYSIRVRSECHSFVANGFINHNTEAKMSRIAEDIMNDLDKDTVEWNPNYDASRKEPSVLPAAVPNLLLNGTLGIAVGMATAIPPHNLREVVDATVHLIDEPEATTEDLLKFVKGPDFPLGGVAFNQADIRQAYISGRGGVVVRGEAEIVDDGKKDSKIVITSIPYRVNKADLITRIADLVRDKKLEGVRDLRDESTTSFETRIVVELKGTAHPQAVLNTIYKHTELESAFHYNMLALVDGVPQTLSLKGILENFIEHRRVVVKRRTEFDLRQAKAREHILLGLSKALDHIDEVIAIIKKAADVPAASLALQKKFAFSELQAAAILEMRLSKLAGLERKKIEDELAEVQALIAKLEKILSSAKNILAVVKTELVAIGEKYGDDRRTKIVKGGVQNISVEDLVPDEESVLVLTAGGYVKRTNPSEYKTQKRGGVGVVDLSTKEEDVVTHFLAASAHSDLLFFTDYGKAYQLKMYEIPEGKRATKGKSMMNFLPLAGDEKVTSVLPVPKGAERDALSVFFVTANGIVKKVEAKSFADVRRSGIIAINLKDGDKLVAAHLAEESDSVSIVTAKGQSIRFEEGDVRAMGRTAGGVRGMSVRKGDTVVSAEVISAAAKDASLLVIMSKGYGKSTELSEYKVQGRGGSGIKTAEVTPKTGEIIGAKVLLGKDVSDEEIVVVSKKGQVIRITAKEVPSLSRATQGVRIMRLYEGDSIASMVAL